The following proteins come from a genomic window of Microbacterium sp. JZ31:
- a CDS encoding DNA-3-methyladenine glycosylase family protein, with amino-acid sequence MIPSAALESRIAVRARDPRPDPGPRLESVYRPARPLDLYATVAVFQRGPGDPAQAWSAGVIWRAIRTPQGVASIALRQMRDGSVRAASWGPGREWAIAQVPALCGALDDDDGFDPSLHPLIADAHHRHPGLRLGRGDMLFDALVQSVTEQKVTAIQAFSAWRRLVTWFGERVPGPTPKPMFAPPTIDGWRRIPSWVWHRAGLEPPQSRAIVLAARRGDALVRAIAACAPDARDAILTSLPGIGPWTAAETRIRALGDPDAVSVGDFHLAHQVGYALTGTRVEDDGMLELLAPWAGQRQRVIRYILASGVREPRRAPRLHPEDHRAR; translated from the coding sequence GTGATCCCGTCCGCCGCCCTCGAATCGCGCATCGCCGTTCGTGCACGCGATCCGCGGCCGGACCCGGGCCCGCGCCTCGAGAGCGTGTACCGCCCGGCGCGACCGCTCGACCTGTACGCGACCGTCGCGGTGTTCCAGCGCGGTCCCGGTGACCCCGCGCAGGCCTGGAGCGCCGGCGTCATCTGGCGGGCGATCCGCACGCCGCAGGGCGTCGCGAGCATCGCGCTCAGGCAGATGCGCGACGGATCCGTCCGGGCCGCATCCTGGGGTCCGGGACGCGAGTGGGCGATCGCGCAGGTGCCCGCGCTGTGCGGCGCGCTCGACGACGACGACGGCTTCGACCCGTCGCTGCATCCGCTGATCGCCGACGCCCACCACCGCCACCCCGGCCTGCGGCTCGGCCGAGGCGACATGCTCTTCGACGCGCTCGTGCAGTCGGTCACCGAGCAGAAGGTCACGGCGATCCAGGCATTCTCGGCCTGGCGACGCCTTGTGACCTGGTTCGGCGAGCGCGTTCCGGGGCCGACTCCGAAGCCGATGTTCGCGCCGCCGACGATCGACGGCTGGCGCCGCATCCCTTCCTGGGTTTGGCATCGAGCGGGGCTCGAGCCGCCGCAGAGCCGCGCCATCGTGCTCGCCGCCCGGCGCGGCGACGCGCTCGTGCGCGCGATCGCGGCGTGCGCACCCGACGCGCGGGATGCGATCCTGACCTCGCTGCCGGGCATCGGACCCTGGACCGCCGCCGAGACCCGGATCCGCGCGCTGGGCGATCCCGACGCCGTCAGCGTCGGCGACTTCCACCTCGCGCACCAGGTCGGCTACGCCCTGACCGGCACCCGCGTGGAGGACGACGGCATGCTCGAGCTGCTCGCCCCGTGGGCCGGGCAGCGGCAGCGCGTGATCCGCTACATCCTGGCGTCGGGGGTGCGCGAGCCGCGCCGCGCCCCGCGCCTGCATCCCGAGGACCACCGGGCGCGCTAG
- a CDS encoding nitroreductase family deazaflavin-dependent oxidoreductase, with the protein MWIWILATAGAVIALAVLLLVALILSMRAKWEPGLRFVRHLGRDHFNKAALRTAGAPGSGTHVIRNRGRRSGRTYRTPIALTATDDGWIVMLPYGTTPDWLKNVLAAGEAEVEIDGGVHAVTDPRVVSRAEVGHRLPRFDRLVARLFGVDQLLQLRRAAVAADAERVAR; encoded by the coding sequence ATGTGGATCTGGATCCTCGCCACGGCGGGCGCGGTGATCGCGCTCGCCGTGCTGCTGCTGGTCGCGCTGATCCTGTCGATGCGCGCCAAGTGGGAGCCGGGGCTGCGCTTCGTGCGGCACCTCGGCCGCGACCACTTCAACAAGGCGGCGCTGCGCACGGCGGGCGCTCCCGGCTCGGGGACGCACGTCATCCGCAACCGCGGACGCCGCTCCGGCCGCACGTACCGCACGCCCATCGCCCTGACCGCGACCGACGACGGCTGGATCGTCATGCTGCCCTACGGCACGACGCCCGACTGGCTGAAGAACGTGCTCGCGGCGGGTGAGGCCGAGGTGGAGATCGACGGAGGCGTGCACGCCGTGACCGACCCGCGCGTCGTGTCCCGCGCCGAAGTGGGGCATCGACTGCCGCGCTTCGATCGGCTGGTGGCGCGGCTGTTCGGGGTCGACCAGCTGCTGCAGCTGCGGCGGGCGGCGGTTGCCGCCGACGCCGAGCGGGTGGCGCGATGA
- a CDS encoding GNAT family N-acetyltransferase, with translation MTELTFTHDKTASRYELRRGDDLVSVLDYRDNGRTVALTRAFTNPAHRGHGYAAIVTERAVAEIEAAGDRTVLPVCWYVADWFEHHPSVPGCWRARASADRRTPRGERVPPIA, from the coding sequence GTGACTGAGTTGACCTTCACCCACGACAAGACCGCGTCGCGCTACGAGCTGCGCCGCGGTGACGATCTGGTGAGCGTTCTCGACTACCGCGACAACGGCCGGACGGTGGCGCTCACCCGCGCGTTCACGAACCCGGCGCACCGTGGCCACGGCTACGCCGCCATCGTGACCGAGCGCGCGGTCGCCGAGATTGAGGCCGCCGGCGACCGCACCGTGCTGCCCGTCTGCTGGTACGTCGCCGACTGGTTCGAGCACCACCCGAGCGTGCCGGGGTGCTGGAGGGCGCGGGCGTCCGCTGACCGCCGCACTCCTCGTGGCGAGCGCGTGCCCCCGATAGCCTGA
- a CDS encoding MMPL family transporter: MSRRPASNLTRHDLRGPRVPVWLRILLPAVLILVWFAAAAVGGPYFGRVDEVSSNDRTAYLPATAEATEVQERLPGFTEGDAIPAVVVFSSGDELTQDELDTIADRLAEAAEQDVVVGEASPAIPSEDGRAVQAFIPLDSDADLGEATDELRAIVAQDLPSGVDVHITGPAGFTSDLVGAFAGIDGLLLAVALAAVLVILVLVYRSLLLPIAVLATSLFALCVALLTVWWLAKADILLLSGQTQGILFILVIGAATDYALLYVARYRDELVRTPHRWTATMRALRGSVEPIVASGGTVIAGLLCLLLSDLRSNSSLGPVAAIGIVFSILSALTLLPAILYALGRAAFWPRRPRFDPEAPDAGEGGGVWAKLARLVSRRPRTIWIATAAVLALGCVGVTQLQASGVPQSELVLGSSEARDGQEVLGEHFPAGSGSPASVVAPEDRLQDAADVLLAQDGVAEVAVIVDRSGLTAPVTEDGIGAFGPPGTPAPDPVVSDGDVLLQATLSDAADSLEAEETVRELRTSLAEEVPGVLVGGSTATDLDTNEASIRDRNVIVPIVLGVILVILMLLLRSVLAPILLTLTTVLSFGTAMGVAALVFNNVLGFPGADPAVPLYGFVFLVALGIDYNIFLMSRVREESLAHGTREGILRGLRVTGGIITSAGLVLAATFTALSVIPVLFLVQIAFIVAFGVLLDTFIVRSLLVPALATDVGRAIWWPSKLSRAER, encoded by the coding sequence ATGAGCCGTCGCCCTGCCTCGAACCTCACGCGCCACGATCTGCGGGGTCCGCGCGTTCCCGTCTGGTTGCGCATCCTGCTGCCGGCGGTCCTGATCCTCGTGTGGTTCGCCGCCGCCGCGGTGGGCGGGCCCTACTTCGGCCGGGTCGACGAGGTGTCCTCCAACGACCGGACCGCCTACCTTCCGGCCACGGCCGAGGCGACGGAGGTGCAGGAGCGGCTTCCGGGGTTCACGGAGGGCGACGCCATTCCCGCCGTCGTGGTCTTCTCCTCGGGCGACGAGCTGACGCAGGACGAGCTGGACACGATCGCGGATCGCCTCGCGGAGGCGGCGGAGCAGGACGTCGTGGTCGGGGAGGCGTCGCCGGCCATCCCGTCCGAGGACGGCCGGGCGGTGCAGGCGTTCATCCCGCTCGACAGCGACGCGGATCTCGGGGAGGCGACAGACGAGCTCCGTGCGATCGTCGCGCAGGACCTGCCGAGCGGCGTCGACGTGCACATCACCGGTCCGGCGGGATTCACGAGCGACCTCGTCGGCGCCTTCGCCGGCATCGACGGGCTGCTGCTGGCCGTCGCACTCGCGGCGGTGCTCGTGATCCTGGTGCTCGTCTACCGCTCGCTGCTGCTGCCGATCGCGGTGCTCGCGACGAGCCTGTTCGCCCTGTGCGTCGCGCTGCTGACCGTGTGGTGGCTCGCGAAGGCGGACATCCTGCTGCTCAGCGGCCAGACGCAGGGCATCCTGTTCATCCTCGTGATCGGCGCCGCGACCGACTACGCGCTGCTCTACGTGGCGCGGTATCGCGACGAGCTCGTGCGGACGCCTCACCGGTGGACCGCGACGATGCGCGCGCTGCGGGGATCCGTTGAGCCCATCGTCGCCTCGGGAGGCACGGTGATCGCCGGTCTGCTCTGTCTGCTGCTGAGCGACCTGCGCTCGAACAGCTCGCTCGGCCCGGTCGCGGCGATCGGCATCGTGTTCTCGATCCTGTCGGCGCTGACGCTGCTGCCGGCGATCCTGTACGCCCTCGGGCGGGCTGCCTTCTGGCCGCGGCGACCGCGATTCGACCCCGAGGCTCCGGATGCGGGCGAGGGCGGCGGCGTGTGGGCGAAGCTCGCGCGCCTCGTGTCCCGTCGGCCGCGGACGATCTGGATCGCCACCGCCGCCGTGCTCGCGCTCGGCTGCGTCGGCGTCACGCAGCTGCAGGCCTCGGGCGTCCCGCAGTCCGAGCTCGTGCTCGGATCGTCCGAGGCGAGGGACGGGCAGGAGGTGCTCGGCGAGCACTTCCCGGCCGGGTCGGGCAGCCCCGCCTCGGTCGTCGCGCCCGAGGACCGGCTGCAGGATGCCGCGGATGTGCTGCTCGCGCAGGACGGCGTCGCGGAGGTCGCGGTGATCGTCGACCGCAGCGGCCTGACCGCGCCGGTCACCGAGGACGGGATCGGGGCGTTCGGCCCTCCCGGGACGCCCGCGCCCGACCCGGTGGTGTCGGACGGCGACGTGCTGCTGCAGGCCACCCTGTCGGATGCGGCCGACTCGCTCGAGGCCGAGGAGACCGTGCGCGAGCTGCGGACCTCCTTGGCCGAGGAGGTGCCCGGCGTGCTCGTCGGCGGCTCGACCGCGACCGACCTGGACACGAACGAGGCGTCGATCCGGGATCGGAACGTGATCGTGCCGATCGTGCTCGGCGTGATCCTCGTGATCCTGATGCTCCTGCTGAGGTCGGTGCTCGCGCCGATCCTGCTGACGCTGACGACCGTGCTGTCGTTCGGGACGGCGATGGGCGTGGCAGCGCTCGTGTTCAACAACGTGCTCGGGTTTCCGGGGGCGGACCCCGCCGTGCCGCTGTACGGCTTCGTGTTCCTCGTCGCCCTGGGCATCGACTACAACATCTTCCTGATGTCGCGGGTGCGCGAGGAGTCGCTCGCGCACGGCACGCGGGAGGGCATCCTGCGCGGGCTGCGCGTGACCGGCGGCATCATCACGTCGGCAGGCCTGGTGCTCGCCGCGACGTTCACGGCGCTGTCGGTCATCCCGGTGCTGTTCCTGGTGCAGATCGCGTTCATCGTGGCGTTCGGCGTGCTGCTGGACACGTTCATCGTGCGCTCGCTGCTCGTGCCCGCGCTCGCGACCGACGTCGGCCGCGCGATCTGGTGGCCGTCGAAGCTCTCCCGCGCGGAGCGGTGA
- a CDS encoding winged helix-turn-helix domain-containing protein: MTNAPALLDRTAPSPRTAAASPAPVRHLHPLPQVAEQRTETVAASAAPKPQAAPRGFALYVGLDELKAAADGVSLPILVDALRRTLAELAPSAETYAAVALAPQQTGGRDVDVVRLALHEPGAVARTKNQSEEQAEAARGVVVDISRKRVIIDGESANLTFKEFELLQYLVLREGRTIERGELVSSLWDAGDADAPGERTIDVHVRRLRSKLGAFQDIVRTVRGVGYRFDRHADVAVRYGAGAPSPDRF; the protein is encoded by the coding sequence ATGACGAACGCCCCCGCCCTCCTCGACCGCACGGCCCCCTCGCCCCGCACGGCCGCCGCGAGCCCCGCGCCCGTCCGCCACCTGCACCCGCTGCCGCAGGTCGCCGAGCAGCGCACCGAGACCGTCGCGGCTTCCGCCGCCCCCAAGCCGCAGGCCGCCCCGCGCGGCTTCGCCCTGTACGTGGGCCTCGACGAGCTGAAGGCAGCGGCCGACGGCGTCAGCCTGCCGATCCTCGTCGACGCGCTGCGTCGCACGCTCGCCGAGCTCGCGCCGAGCGCCGAGACGTACGCCGCCGTCGCGCTCGCGCCGCAGCAGACCGGCGGCCGCGACGTCGACGTCGTGCGCCTCGCCCTGCACGAGCCCGGCGCGGTCGCCCGCACCAAGAACCAGTCGGAGGAGCAGGCCGAGGCCGCGCGCGGCGTCGTGGTCGACATCTCCCGCAAGCGCGTGATCATCGACGGCGAGTCGGCGAACCTCACCTTCAAGGAGTTCGAACTGCTGCAGTACCTCGTGCTGCGTGAGGGCCGCACGATCGAGCGCGGCGAGCTGGTGTCGTCGCTGTGGGACGCGGGTGACGCGGACGCCCCCGGCGAGCGGACGATCGACGTCCACGTCCGCCGCCTGCGCTCGAAGCTCGGCGCGTTCCAGGACATCGTGCGCACCGTGCGCGGCGTCGGCTACCGCTTCGACCGCCACGCGGATGTCGCGGTGCGCTACGGCGCCGGCGCCCCGTCGCCCGACCGGTTCTGA
- a CDS encoding NAD(P)-dependent alcohol dehydrogenase, giving the protein MRAVLRDAYGGPEVLRVGEVATPRPGPGEVLVRVRASSLNTADLDQLRGLPRIARVEGVRRPRSPHMGLDVAGEVEEVGSGVRDLERGDRVWADLFSHGHAALADYVRVPADASSRIPDGVSFVDAATVPHSGLLALQGLRAAAPFRAGTRVLINGAGGCVGPFAIQLAVSRGAHVTGVDSADKADLMRAAGAHEVIDYVTEDVTRSGKRYDVVLDIADTRGILAMRRCLKRGGRYSLIARRLGSFARYVLAGPLVGRLTGTRMGTILWKPNRRAYLDEFVALLAAGEVRPLIDSTWALDDAVTAFEHLASGRARGKVVVVP; this is encoded by the coding sequence ATGAGGGCAGTGCTGCGCGACGCCTACGGCGGCCCCGAGGTGCTGCGCGTCGGCGAGGTCGCGACGCCCCGGCCCGGGCCCGGCGAAGTGCTCGTGCGGGTGCGGGCGAGCTCGCTCAACACCGCCGATCTCGACCAGCTGCGCGGTCTGCCGCGCATCGCCCGTGTCGAGGGGGTGCGTCGGCCGCGCTCGCCCCACATGGGCCTCGACGTGGCGGGGGAGGTCGAGGAGGTCGGGTCCGGGGTGCGCGACCTCGAGCGAGGCGACAGGGTGTGGGCCGACCTGTTCTCGCACGGCCATGCGGCGCTCGCCGACTACGTCCGCGTGCCGGCCGACGCGTCCTCGCGCATCCCCGACGGCGTCTCGTTCGTCGACGCCGCCACTGTGCCGCACTCCGGGCTCCTCGCGTTGCAGGGGCTGCGCGCCGCGGCACCCTTTCGCGCCGGCACGCGCGTGCTGATCAACGGCGCAGGCGGATGCGTGGGGCCGTTCGCCATCCAGCTCGCCGTTTCGCGCGGCGCGCACGTGACGGGTGTGGACTCGGCCGACAAGGCCGACCTGATGCGCGCGGCCGGCGCGCACGAGGTGATCGACTACGTCACCGAGGACGTCACGCGGTCCGGGAAGCGGTACGACGTCGTGCTCGACATCGCCGACACCCGAGGCATCCTCGCGATGCGGCGCTGCCTCAAGCGCGGCGGGCGGTACTCGCTGATCGCACGGCGCCTCGGCTCGTTCGCGCGGTACGTGCTGGCCGGCCCGCTCGTGGGCAGGCTGACCGGCACGCGGATGGGCACGATCCTGTGGAAGCCGAACCGCCGCGCCTACCTCGACGAGTTCGTGGCGCTGCTGGCGGCGGGCGAGGTGCGGCCGCTGATCGACAGCACGTGGGCGCTCGACGACGCGGTCACGGCGTTCGAGCACCTCGCATCCGGCCGCGCGCGCGGCAAGGTCGTCGTCGTGCCCTGA
- a CDS encoding SDR family oxidoreductase — protein sequence MRILIIGGTGNISSYVTTLAVERGHDVTLLNRGNSDLPDGVRGLVGDAGDADSIASAIGDETFDVVANFRSFSPQQVTDDIRIFGGRTAQYLYISSASAYQKPIAQLPIVESTPLRNPFWQYSRDKIASEDLLVAAYRDSGFPMTIVRPSHTYGPSLIPLEGAWTTLQRMIEGRPIVVHGDGTSWWTLTHSRDFARAFVGLFGNPHAIGQAVHITSDESLTWDEIARLLGRALGVEPEIVHVTSEAIAREIPSMGPGLVGDKAHSVLFDNTRIKQLVPDWVATTPFSDGAREIADWYRADPSRQTVDPELDAAFDRLIAAHG from the coding sequence ATGCGCATCCTGATCATCGGCGGCACCGGCAACATCAGCTCCTACGTCACGACGCTGGCGGTGGAGCGCGGGCATGACGTGACGCTGCTGAACCGCGGCAACAGCGACCTGCCCGACGGTGTCCGCGGACTCGTCGGCGACGCCGGTGATGCGGACTCCATCGCGAGCGCGATCGGCGACGAGACCTTCGACGTCGTGGCGAACTTCCGCAGCTTCTCGCCGCAGCAGGTGACCGACGACATCCGGATCTTCGGCGGGCGCACCGCGCAGTACCTCTATATCTCGAGCGCGTCGGCCTACCAGAAGCCCATCGCGCAGCTGCCGATCGTCGAGTCGACGCCGCTGCGCAACCCGTTCTGGCAGTACTCGCGCGACAAGATCGCGAGCGAGGACCTGCTGGTCGCGGCCTACCGCGACAGCGGCTTCCCGATGACGATCGTCCGGCCGAGCCACACCTACGGGCCGTCGCTGATCCCGCTCGAGGGGGCGTGGACGACGCTGCAGCGGATGATCGAGGGACGCCCGATCGTCGTGCACGGCGACGGCACGAGCTGGTGGACGTTGACGCACTCCCGCGACTTCGCGCGCGCATTCGTGGGGCTGTTCGGCAACCCGCACGCGATCGGACAGGCCGTGCACATCACGAGCGACGAGAGCCTGACATGGGACGAGATCGCGCGGCTGCTGGGACGGGCGCTCGGCGTGGAGCCGGAGATCGTGCATGTCACCTCCGAGGCGATCGCGCGGGAGATCCCGTCGATGGGCCCCGGCCTCGTGGGCGACAAGGCGCACTCCGTGCTGTTCGACAACACGCGGATCAAGCAGCTCGTGCCCGACTGGGTTGCCACGACGCCGTTCTCGGACGGGGCGCGCGAGATCGCCGACTGGTACCGCGCCGACCCGTCGCGGCAGACG
- a CDS encoding TetR/AcrR family transcriptional regulator: MTDTTTPRTALTRARVLDTAVALADRKGIGGLTMRSLAAELGVEAMSLYHHVANKDDLLDGVADAIAGEIQAAVAELPAPEAAEWKAALRRRILTARQVMLRHPWAPGVFESRTAFGPQIVRYTDGFVGLLRLGGLSHDLVHHAMHALGSRAYGFTQELFDPAGSADQDASPELLAQMASEAPNLIEMLAHIAHDDPGSTLGWCDDQSEFEFGLDLLLDGLERRAAREAGA, encoded by the coding sequence ATGACCGACACGACGACTCCGCGGACCGCCCTCACCCGCGCGCGCGTGCTCGACACCGCCGTCGCCCTCGCCGACCGCAAAGGCATCGGCGGACTCACGATGCGCAGCCTCGCCGCCGAGCTCGGCGTCGAGGCGATGTCGCTCTACCACCACGTCGCGAACAAGGACGATCTGCTCGACGGCGTCGCGGACGCGATCGCGGGCGAGATCCAGGCAGCCGTCGCGGAGCTGCCCGCGCCCGAAGCCGCCGAGTGGAAGGCGGCGCTGCGCCGACGCATCCTCACCGCGCGGCAGGTCATGCTGCGCCACCCCTGGGCGCCGGGGGTGTTCGAGAGCCGCACCGCCTTCGGGCCGCAGATCGTGCGCTACACCGACGGGTTCGTCGGCCTGCTGCGCCTCGGCGGGCTGTCGCACGACCTCGTCCACCACGCGATGCACGCGCTCGGGAGCCGCGCCTACGGCTTCACGCAGGAGCTGTTCGACCCCGCCGGCTCCGCGGACCAGGACGCGTCGCCCGAGCTGCTCGCGCAGATGGCGTCGGAGGCGCCGAACCTCATCGAGATGCTCGCCCACATCGCCCACGACGATCCGGGATCCACACTCGGCTGGTGCGACGACCAGAGCGAGTTCGAGTTCGGCCTCGACCTGCTGCTCGACGGCCTCGAACGCCGCGCGGCCCGCGAGGCGGGCGCGTAG
- a CDS encoding MarR family winged helix-turn-helix transcriptional regulator — MFDPRVLDPGQEIVSLAGIPPHEIDQIVELLRAMRAWREADERMSEASRRYMKLGDTDMRALRFIIAGQQNGMRVTPGAIAAHLGISTASTTKLLDRLAAAGHVRRLPHPSDRRSVIVEVEDQTRRAARDSIGRTHGRRFDLAAQLTPEQRDVIIRFLHDIAATADDLAT; from the coding sequence ATGTTCGATCCGCGTGTCCTCGACCCGGGTCAGGAGATCGTCTCGCTCGCGGGGATACCGCCCCACGAGATCGACCAGATCGTCGAGCTGCTGCGGGCGATGCGCGCCTGGCGAGAGGCGGACGAGCGGATGAGCGAGGCCTCGCGCCGCTACATGAAGCTCGGCGACACCGACATGCGCGCCCTGCGGTTCATCATCGCGGGGCAGCAGAACGGCATGCGCGTCACGCCCGGCGCCATCGCGGCGCACCTCGGCATCTCGACCGCGTCGACGACCAAGCTGCTCGACAGGCTCGCCGCCGCCGGTCACGTGCGGCGCCTGCCGCACCCCTCCGACCGCCGCAGCGTGATCGTCGAGGTCGAGGACCAGACGCGGCGCGCCGCGCGCGACAGCATCGGCCGCACGCATGGCCGACGGTTCGACCTCGCGGCGCAGCTCACGCCCGAGCAGCGTGACGTGATCATCCGCTTCCTGCACGACATCGCCGCCACGGCCGACGACCTCGCAACCTGA